The Sulfurospirillum halorespirans DSM 13726 genome has a window encoding:
- a CDS encoding glucosaminidase domain-containing protein, whose amino-acid sequence MKVFSTFLIASCLLLQSVLHAGGLSSEYYQIEDNAKQKEEFIRQMKILVDKSNEEIRKDREFITNFFAKAMPDAFRGLNQQNVGYLISLRNKYGIESLFDRDEYFKRIDVIPTSLALAQASLESGWGKSRFAREANNLFGHWTYSGVGLMPQNRMIGKTHMIRIFGSLQKSVNAYMLNLNTNDAYSLFRERRLIARNSGKAYTGMDAAKTMVNYSELKEEYNKMIKEMIEQNNLLIYDK is encoded by the coding sequence GTGAAAGTATTTTCTACTTTTTTGATCGCCTCGTGTCTGCTTTTGCAAAGCGTACTTCATGCAGGAGGCTTATCTTCAGAGTATTATCAGATTGAAGACAATGCTAAACAAAAAGAGGAATTTATTCGCCAGATGAAAATTCTTGTGGATAAAAGCAACGAAGAGATTCGTAAAGATCGCGAGTTTATTACCAATTTTTTTGCCAAAGCAATGCCCGATGCGTTTCGGGGGCTTAATCAGCAAAATGTAGGTTATTTGATCTCATTACGCAATAAATATGGCATAGAATCGCTCTTTGACAGGGATGAATACTTCAAACGTATTGACGTTATTCCAACTTCATTAGCCCTCGCACAAGCCTCTCTTGAGAGTGGATGGGGAAAGAGTCGTTTTGCCAGAGAAGCGAACAACCTTTTTGGTCACTGGACTTACTCTGGTGTTGGTTTGATGCCTCAAAATCGAATGATTGGTAAAACGCATATGATTCGTATTTTTGGTTCGCTTCAAAAATCCGTTAACGCCTATATGCTCAATCTCAATACCAATGACGCGTACAGCCTTTTTCGTGAAAGAAGACTCATCGCACGTAACAGTGGGAAAGCATATACGGGAATGGATGCGGCTAAGACGATGGTCAATTATTCAGAACTAAAAGAAGAGTATAACAAAATGATTAAGGAGATGATTGAGCAAAACAATCTCCTGATCTACGATAAATAG
- the prfA gene encoding peptide chain release factor 1, which produces MLKDKLLPFLERYNELSTLLSDPNIATDIKKMTALSKEQSGLEKIKDKTLEYLSTLEQIEENKLLFDDEELGELAKDELRILEPRKEEIEEEIKLLLLPTDPNDDRNIFLEIRAGTGGDEAAIFSADLFKSYLRYAENRGWKVEVVSLSEGVLNGYKEVIALIKGQGAFSRLKYEGGVHRVQRVPLTESQGRVHTSAVTVAVMPEVDDVEIEILEKDLKIDVMRSSGNGGQSVNTTDSAVRITHLPTGLVVVNQDGKSQHKNKDAAMKVLKAKLYDMQMQERNAKESEARKTQVGSGDRSARIRTYNYPQNRITDHRVGLTLYRLDAIMEGGLYDEIIDPIITHYQTELMKEANL; this is translated from the coding sequence ATGCTGAAAGATAAATTACTCCCATTTCTTGAACGTTACAACGAGCTCTCTACACTTTTAAGTGATCCTAATATCGCTACTGATATTAAAAAAATGACCGCACTTTCCAAAGAGCAGTCAGGATTAGAGAAAATCAAAGATAAAACACTGGAATACCTTTCAACACTAGAGCAAATTGAGGAGAACAAACTTCTTTTTGATGATGAAGAACTCGGTGAACTTGCTAAAGATGAACTTCGAATTCTTGAACCTCGCAAAGAGGAGATTGAAGAAGAGATTAAACTTCTTTTACTCCCAACCGATCCCAATGATGATCGCAATATCTTTTTGGAAATTCGCGCAGGAACAGGTGGCGATGAAGCTGCTATTTTTTCGGCAGATCTTTTCAAATCGTATCTTCGTTACGCTGAAAATCGTGGTTGGAAAGTCGAAGTGGTCTCTTTAAGTGAAGGTGTACTTAACGGCTATAAAGAGGTTATCGCGCTTATTAAAGGGCAGGGTGCTTTTTCACGCCTCAAATACGAAGGCGGTGTTCACAGGGTCCAAAGGGTTCCATTAACGGAATCTCAGGGTAGGGTGCATACTTCAGCAGTTACGGTTGCGGTTATGCCCGAAGTGGATGATGTTGAAATTGAGATATTGGAAAAAGACCTCAAAATTGATGTTATGAGATCTTCTGGAAATGGCGGTCAATCGGTTAATACGACCGATAGTGCCGTAAGAATCACTCACTTACCCACAGGACTTGTTGTTGTCAATCAAGATGGTAAATCTCAGCATAAAAACAAAGATGCTGCAATGAAAGTTCTTAAGGCAAAGCTTTACGACATGCAGATGCAAGAACGCAATGCCAAAGAGAGTGAAGCGCGAAAAACTCAAGTCGGTTCAGGCGATAGAAGTGCCAGAATTCGCACCTATAACTATCCACAAAACCGCATTACGGACCACAGAGTAGGGCTAACGTTGTACCGTTTGGATGCGATTATGGAAGGTGGCTTGTACGATGAGATTATTGACCCGATTATCACACACTATCAAACTGAGCTTATGAAAGAAGCAAATCTCTAA
- the rpsT gene encoding 30S ribosomal protein S20, translated as MANHKSAEKRIRQTKKRTERNRFYKTRIKNLTRAVREAVEAGDQAAAEVALKNVNKNFHSYAGKGILTKNTAARRVSRLSQLVNTLGSVAA; from the coding sequence ATGGCAAACCACAAGTCAGCAGAAAAGCGTATTAGACAAACAAAAAAACGCACTGAAAGAAATAGATTTTATAAAACTAGAATCAAAAATCTAACCCGTGCTGTAAGAGAAGCTGTTGAGGCAGGTGATCAAGCGGCAGCTGAAGTTGCGTTGAAAAATGTGAATAAAAACTTTCACTCTTATGCAGGCAAAGGTATTTTAACTAAAAATACAGCTGCGCGTCGTGTAAGCAGATTGTCACAACTTGTTAATACGCTAGGTAGTGTTGCTGCATAA
- a CDS encoding potassium channel family protein: MKHSSLWLILQRMRTPFLVIIFTYTLSIIGLLLIDGVDNEGNVYHLTIFDAFYFISYTATTIGFGETPFVFTYPQRIWVSMSIFFTVTGWFYSVGTLIALLQNKLFLEEFEKAKFTRKVAYLKEKYIIILGYNSITSEIIKKANEYGLRSVVIEKEEQKRDHLLLENFTPPVFCLNADAYNPEALERAGIKSPYCRAIVSLFENDALNLRIALTSKVLNPTIFMAIKSTTKNQTENLMDVGVQIIENPFEIIAEHINMAINTPHRLRLVRWIYGLGTLFDPLLSLPHGKYIVCGYGRMGKSIYEVLKQNNFEIAFAEIDPQKMSYPNAAIHDHPKILIGDGDDKEILKQLGIDSCVAIIAGTDDDTNNLSILATAKKLNPHIITIARENELEDFSIFESSNIDTIFIPAKVLINKTVNAILNPTLDLFIKHVHRLAEDEVMSLTKKLLEINLHPLLFTLKIDEAQAPMLVQNIQTVPFKLSLLKRSLKDRNFNNNLIPLMRVRHKEIEILPDWESSLERNDLFLFAGDANAQDHLEYIANNFYEFHYAYYGEEKSFLNKLWRKKPISAKNLSNG, translated from the coding sequence GTGAAACACAGCTCACTATGGCTCATTTTACAGCGGATGCGCACCCCTTTTTTGGTGATAATTTTCACATACACACTCTCCATTATTGGTCTTTTACTGATTGATGGGGTTGATAATGAGGGGAATGTGTATCATCTCACTATTTTTGATGCGTTTTATTTTATCAGTTACACCGCTACAACCATTGGCTTTGGGGAGACACCTTTTGTGTTTACCTATCCTCAACGCATTTGGGTCTCGATGTCGATCTTCTTCACCGTAACAGGATGGTTTTACAGTGTGGGAACACTCATTGCGCTCCTGCAAAATAAACTTTTTTTAGAAGAGTTTGAAAAAGCCAAATTTACACGTAAAGTGGCTTATCTCAAAGAGAAATATATTATTATCTTAGGCTATAACAGCATTACAAGTGAAATTATTAAGAAAGCCAATGAGTATGGTCTTCGTTCGGTTGTGATTGAAAAAGAGGAGCAAAAGAGAGATCATCTGCTTTTGGAAAACTTTACACCGCCTGTTTTTTGCCTCAATGCCGATGCGTACAACCCAGAAGCGCTTGAGCGTGCAGGAATCAAGTCACCCTATTGCCGTGCGATTGTGAGTCTTTTTGAAAACGATGCCCTCAATCTTCGCATCGCATTAACCTCCAAAGTTCTCAACCCCACTATTTTTATGGCAATCAAATCAACCACTAAAAATCAAACAGAAAATCTGATGGATGTGGGAGTTCAAATCATTGAAAATCCTTTTGAGATTATTGCAGAGCATATCAATATGGCAATCAATACGCCGCATAGACTACGACTGGTGCGCTGGATTTATGGTCTTGGCACTCTTTTTGATCCTCTATTAAGCCTTCCGCATGGCAAATACATTGTTTGTGGATACGGGCGAATGGGGAAAAGTATTTATGAAGTCCTCAAGCAAAATAATTTTGAGATTGCTTTTGCCGAAATTGATCCTCAAAAGATGTCTTATCCTAATGCTGCTATTCACGACCACCCTAAGATTCTGATTGGCGATGGTGATGATAAAGAGATCCTCAAACAACTGGGCATTGATAGCTGTGTAGCCATTATTGCAGGAACGGACGATGATACCAATAACCTTTCGATCTTAGCAACCGCCAAAAAGTTGAATCCTCATATCATTACCATCGCGCGCGAAAATGAGCTCGAAGATTTCTCCATTTTTGAAAGCTCCAATATTGATACGATCTTTATTCCCGCCAAAGTGCTGATTAACAAAACGGTGAATGCTATTTTAAATCCTACTTTGGATCTTTTCATTAAACATGTTCACCGTTTAGCAGAAGATGAAGTGATGAGCTTAACCAAAAAACTTTTAGAGATCAATTTGCACCCGCTTCTTTTTACCCTGAAAATTGATGAGGCGCAAGCGCCAATGCTCGTTCAAAACATTCAAACAGTGCCATTCAAGCTCTCATTGCTTAAACGATCGCTCAAAGATAGAAATTTTAATAACAATCTCATTCCTCTTATGCGGGTGCGACATAAAGAGATTGAGATACTGCCTGATTGGGAAAGTTCTTTGGAGCGAAATGACCTCTTCTTATTTGCAGGTGATGCCAATGCACAAGATCATTTAGAGTACATTGCCAATAATTTTTATGAATTTCACTATGCTTATTATGGAGAAGAGAAGAGTTTTTTAAACAAACTCTGGCGAAAAAAGCCTATTTCGGCGAAAAACCTCTCAAATGGATGA
- a CDS encoding DUF6394 family protein yields the protein MNLDKVISGFFIILAMTLNFGFFYGDLGDLELHSKYELFAALVVNIIATTLKIGDKTQLGSVLLATSLVADIQLIASATIWTVAAYAYSIDREVTSMIISLSGGALLANITSVLLYIGDTLKSKR from the coding sequence ATGAATTTAGACAAAGTAATTTCTGGATTCTTTATTATTTTAGCCATGACGCTCAACTTTGGATTTTTTTACGGCGATTTGGGCGATCTTGAATTACACAGTAAATATGAACTTTTTGCCGCATTGGTTGTAAACATCATCGCTACAACACTTAAAATTGGTGATAAAACGCAATTAGGCTCAGTACTCTTAGCCACCAGTTTAGTCGCCGATATTCAACTCATTGCTTCGGCAACGATTTGGACGGTTGCAGCGTATGCTTACAGCATTGATCGTGAAGTGACCTCTATGATTATCAGCCTCAGTGGAGGCGCACTGCTTGCCAATATTACCAGCGTTTTGCTCTACATCGGTGATACGCTCAAATCCAAGCGTTAG
- the glmM gene encoding phosphoglucosamine mutase, whose translation MKLFGTDGVRGKAGKKLSAFMAMRLAMAAGIYFRKNSITNKILVGKDTRRSGYMIENAIVSGLTAVGYDVRQIGPMPTPAIAFLTEDMRCDAGIMISASHNPYFDNGIKFFDSLGNKLGEVEEAAIEKIYFDDELIEANQKIEFDIGRSKRVDDVIGRYIVQIKNSFPKNLTLKGLRIVLDTANGAAYKVAPTIFNELGADVIMIHDDPNGSNINLNCGALHPEELGEEVRRLRADVGFAFDGDADRLVVVDENGNPIHGDKLLGKIATFLQSQNRLANKGVCVTVMSNQALEDYLKKAGIKTYRCDVGDKNVLETLYREKINFGGEQSGHIILSDFAKTGDALVAALSVMHCMLTEKKKVSQLLNPFELYPQLQQNIKIDNKIPLSELKGYTSLVSELESKKIRVLIRYSGTENLLRILLEGQDEKTLEEQMEKTVKFFKSALNE comes from the coding sequence ATGAAACTTTTTGGAACCGATGGTGTACGAGGCAAAGCAGGTAAAAAACTGAGTGCTTTTATGGCAATGCGTTTGGCTATGGCAGCAGGGATCTATTTTCGTAAAAACTCCATTACCAATAAAATCTTAGTGGGAAAAGATACCAGACGCAGTGGTTATATGATAGAAAACGCGATTGTCTCAGGCTTAACAGCTGTGGGATACGATGTCAGACAAATTGGACCTATGCCAACACCTGCCATCGCATTTTTAACCGAAGACATGCGTTGTGACGCGGGTATTATGATCAGTGCATCGCACAATCCTTATTTTGATAATGGCATCAAATTTTTTGACTCTTTGGGCAATAAACTTGGAGAGGTGGAAGAAGCGGCGATTGAGAAGATCTATTTTGATGATGAGCTTATTGAAGCCAATCAAAAAATCGAATTTGACATCGGACGATCTAAACGAGTCGATGATGTGATTGGACGTTATATCGTTCAGATCAAAAATTCTTTTCCAAAAAATTTAACCCTTAAAGGTTTGCGCATTGTGCTTGATACCGCCAATGGCGCAGCGTATAAAGTCGCACCGACGATTTTCAATGAACTGGGTGCGGATGTGATTATGATCCACGATGATCCTAATGGAAGTAATATCAATCTTAATTGCGGTGCTTTGCATCCTGAAGAGTTAGGCGAAGAGGTGAGACGCTTGCGAGCAGATGTGGGATTTGCCTTTGATGGTGATGCCGATAGACTGGTTGTTGTGGATGAAAATGGAAATCCCATTCACGGCGATAAGCTTTTAGGAAAGATTGCAACCTTTTTGCAAAGCCAAAACCGACTGGCTAACAAAGGCGTGTGTGTTACGGTTATGAGTAACCAAGCGTTAGAAGATTATCTGAAAAAAGCAGGGATTAAAACGTACCGATGTGATGTGGGCGATAAAAATGTTCTAGAGACCTTGTACAGGGAAAAAATTAACTTCGGAGGCGAGCAAAGTGGGCATATCATTCTCTCCGATTTTGCCAAAACGGGGGATGCGTTAGTTGCCGCACTTTCTGTTATGCACTGTATGCTCACAGAAAAGAAAAAAGTGAGCCAACTGCTCAATCCTTTTGAGCTTTATCCGCAGTTACAACAAAATATTAAAATTGACAATAAAATTCCTCTGAGCGAACTTAAAGGCTACACCTCTCTTGTCTCAGAATTGGAAAGTAAAAAAATCAGAGTGCTGATTCGCTACTCGGGAACTGAAAATTTACTGCGCATTTTACTGGAAGGTCAAGATGAAAAAACGCTCGAAGAGCAGATGGAAAAAACCGTTAAATTTTTCAAAAGTGCCTTAAATGAATAG
- the lspA gene encoding signal peptidase II, producing the protein MNRAWIVVLGVGCFIFFADQWIKMFFLEGFRWQGEFFSLILTYNKGVAFSMFAFLEEYLKYIQLLLVGGLGIYLFFHKEILCMYALPIGIIAGAALSNIFDRFIHGGVVDYFFWHYGFEFAVFNFADVMIDLGVVLILYRSWRVPKKVF; encoded by the coding sequence ATGAATAGAGCATGGATTGTTGTTTTGGGAGTAGGGTGTTTCATTTTTTTCGCGGATCAATGGATAAAAATGTTTTTTTTAGAAGGCTTTCGCTGGCAGGGAGAGTTCTTTTCTTTAATTCTAACCTATAATAAAGGCGTTGCTTTCTCGATGTTTGCCTTTTTGGAAGAGTACCTTAAATACATACAGTTATTGTTAGTGGGTGGCTTGGGGATTTACCTGTTTTTTCATAAAGAGATACTTTGTATGTACGCGCTTCCTATTGGAATTATTGCAGGAGCTGCGCTTAGCAACATTTTTGATCGGTTTATTCATGGCGGAGTGGTTGATTATTTCTTTTGGCATTATGGCTTTGAATTTGCCGTTTTTAATTTTGCCGATGTCATGATCGACTTGGGAGTGGTTTTGATTTTATACCGTTCATGGAGAGTGCCTAAAAAGGTGTTTTAA
- the thrS gene encoding threonine--tRNA ligase, translated as MMNDVIAYKDGALIIDTQTAAVSSKTYEDKILFDNSKEALEVIRHSCAHLMAQAIKALYKDTQFFVGPVIEDGFYYDFRVNEKIGDADLKEIEKKMAELANAKLPIEKSYTTKTAVIKHFEHDDLKQEVLLRIPDGEVSIYKQGDFEDLCRGPHVPNTKYLRFFKLIKVAGAYLGGDEKREMLTRIYGIAFADKESLKDYVTMIEEAKKRDHRKIGNELKLFTFDDEVGAGLPIWLPNGGKLRSKLEQLLFKAHRKRGYLPVRGPEILKSDAWKISGHYQNYGENMYFTVIDETEYGIKPMNCLGHIKVFQSEVRSYRDLPLKFFEYGVVHRHEKSGVLHGLFRVREFTQDDAHIFCTPDQIKENVLEILSFVDSIMKTFGFKYEMEISTRPEKSIGDEKYWIAATEGLKQALDENGIHYGIDEGGGAFYGPKIDIKITDALKRKWQCGTIQVDFNLPERFDISYVDANNEHARPVMLHRAILGSFERFIGILIEHTSGEFPFFLAPTQAVIIPISDAHLDYAKTLANALMAEGIDVEVSSKNESLNKRIRNAETMRVPMILVIGDAEVEGQSVAVRDRRERIQYNLTKEALISNMKDKLSEVHF; from the coding sequence ATGATGAATGATGTTATAGCCTATAAAGATGGCGCCCTTATCATCGACACCCAAACCGCTGCTGTTTCCTCAAAGACTTACGAAGACAAAATCTTATTTGACAACTCTAAAGAGGCTCTTGAAGTGATTCGTCACTCCTGTGCACACTTAATGGCTCAAGCCATCAAAGCGTTGTACAAAGATACACAATTTTTTGTTGGACCGGTCATTGAAGACGGTTTTTACTACGATTTTCGTGTGAATGAAAAGATCGGTGATGCTGATCTTAAAGAGATCGAGAAAAAGATGGCAGAACTTGCTAATGCCAAGTTACCCATTGAAAAAAGTTATACGACAAAAACGGCTGTTATTAAACATTTTGAACACGATGATCTTAAGCAAGAAGTGTTGCTTCGCATCCCTGATGGTGAAGTTTCCATCTATAAGCAAGGTGATTTTGAAGATTTATGCCGTGGCCCTCACGTTCCCAATACCAAATATCTTAGATTTTTTAAACTGATTAAAGTCGCAGGGGCTTACCTTGGCGGTGATGAAAAACGTGAGATGTTGACGCGTATCTACGGTATAGCGTTTGCAGATAAAGAGAGTCTCAAAGATTATGTCACCATGATTGAAGAGGCAAAAAAACGTGATCACCGTAAAATCGGTAATGAACTTAAGCTCTTTACCTTTGATGATGAAGTGGGTGCGGGTCTTCCTATTTGGTTGCCCAATGGTGGAAAATTAAGAAGTAAGCTAGAGCAACTTCTTTTTAAAGCACATCGTAAGCGTGGTTATTTGCCTGTACGTGGTCCTGAGATTTTAAAATCCGATGCTTGGAAAATTAGCGGACACTACCAAAATTACGGCGAAAATATGTATTTTACTGTGATTGACGAAACCGAATATGGCATTAAGCCGATGAACTGCTTAGGGCATATTAAAGTGTTCCAGAGCGAAGTGCGCAGTTACCGTGATTTACCCCTTAAGTTCTTTGAGTACGGGGTTGTTCATCGTCATGAAAAAAGTGGCGTACTCCATGGGTTATTTCGTGTACGCGAATTTACCCAAGATGATGCACATATTTTCTGTACACCTGATCAAATTAAAGAGAATGTTCTAGAAATTTTGAGTTTTGTCGATTCTATTATGAAAACATTTGGGTTTAAGTATGAGATGGAAATCTCAACACGCCCTGAAAAATCAATCGGCGATGAAAAATACTGGATAGCCGCAACCGAAGGGCTTAAACAAGCACTCGATGAAAATGGAATCCATTATGGCATTGATGAGGGTGGTGGAGCGTTCTACGGCCCTAAAATTGACATTAAAATTACCGATGCGCTTAAACGTAAATGGCAATGTGGTACCATTCAAGTTGACTTTAACTTGCCTGAGCGTTTTGATATTTCTTATGTGGATGCCAATAATGAACATGCGCGTCCTGTCATGTTACACCGCGCAATTTTAGGCTCATTTGAGCGTTTTATTGGTATTTTAATTGAGCATACATCAGGAGAATTTCCATTTTTCTTGGCGCCAACACAAGCGGTGATTATCCCTATTTCTGATGCACATTTGGATTATGCGAAAACATTAGCCAATGCGTTGATGGCTGAAGGAATTGACGTTGAGGTCTCTTCTAAAAATGAGAGTCTAAATAAACGTATTCGTAACGCTGAAACCATGCGTGTACCGATGATTTTGGTGATTGGCGATGCGGAAGTTGAAGGACAGAGCGTTGCGGTGAGAGATAGACGCGAAAGAATACAGTATAATTTAACAAAAGAAGCATTAATATCAAATATGAAGGATAAACTTAGTGAGGTACACTTTTGA
- the infC gene encoding translation initiation factor IF-3 has product MSKDKDVMLNDEIRAAEVRCVGDDGTQYGIITRNEALAKADELGLDLVLIAPDAKPPVCKIMNYGKFKYQQEKKLKEARKNQKIIEIKEIKLSVKIAANDVNYKVKHAREFLEEGKHVRFRVFLKGREMSNPEIGEQVLESLWPLIEDIAEREKTPKLEGRYINMLVTPKK; this is encoded by the coding sequence TTGAGTAAAGACAAAGACGTTATGCTAAACGACGAAATCAGGGCAGCTGAGGTAAGATGTGTTGGCGATGATGGCACACAATATGGCATCATTACCAGAAATGAAGCTCTTGCGAAAGCAGACGAGCTAGGATTAGATCTCGTTTTAATTGCACCTGATGCAAAGCCACCGGTTTGTAAAATTATGAACTATGGTAAGTTTAAGTATCAACAAGAAAAGAAGTTAAAAGAAGCACGCAAAAATCAGAAAATTATTGAGATCAAAGAGATCAAACTTTCTGTGAAAATTGCGGCGAATGATGTTAACTATAAAGTCAAACATGCTAGAGAGTTTTTGGAGGAGGGCAAACATGTGCGTTTTAGGGTTTTCCTAAAAGGTCGTGAGATGTCTAACCCAGAGATTGGTGAGCAGGTTTTAGAGAGTCTTTGGCCACTGATAGAAGATATTGCTGAGCGCGAGAAAACTCCAAAGCTTGAAGGACGTTATATTAATATGCTGGTGACTCCTAAAAAGTAA
- the rpmI gene encoding 50S ribosomal protein L35, with translation MPKMKTVRGAAKRFRAGKNRIKRGAAFRSHILTKKPSKRMRGLKVAKTVDARDEKSVKLMLCKA, from the coding sequence ATGCCGAAAATGAAAACGGTACGCGGTGCAGCCAAGCGTTTTAGAGCAGGTAAGAACAGGATCAAAAGAGGCGCAGCCTTTAGAAGTCATATTCTTACTAAAAAACCATCGAAAAGAATGCGTGGTTTGAAAGTTGCTAAAACAGTTGATGCACGCGATGAGAAGTCCGTTAAATTAATGCTTTGTAAAGCGTAA
- the rplT gene encoding 50S ribosomal protein L20 has protein sequence MARVKTGIVRRRRHKKILKMARGFFSGRRKHFRKAKEQIERSLVYAFRDRRQKKRDFRRLWITRINAACRLNDISYSRFINALNKANIDLDRKILADMAMNDPEAFATVVKQAKVAL, from the coding sequence ATGGCAAGAGTAAAAACAGGTATCGTCAGAAGAAGACGTCACAAGAAAATTTTAAAGATGGCAAGAGGCTTCTTTAGTGGAAGAAGAAAACACTTTAGAAAAGCGAAAGAGCAAATTGAGAGAAGTTTAGTTTATGCATTCCGTGATCGAAGACAAAAGAAAAGAGATTTTAGAAGACTTTGGATCACACGTATCAATGCAGCATGTAGACTTAACGACATTAGCTACTCACGCTTCATTAATGCCCTAAACAAAGCAAATATTGATTTAGACAGAAAGATTCTTGCAGATATGGCGATGAATGACCCTGAAGCCTTTGCAACCGTTGTAAAACAAGCAAAAGTAGCGCTTTAA
- the ccoG gene encoding cytochrome c oxidase accessory protein CcoG, producing MNCNSDCSTQPIYYRIKRYSVFGIITLIALILPFITVEGKHFFLLSFDKKQLNLFFTAFDMQELYLMPFVIMLFFLGIFFITTLGGRVWCGWSCPQTIFRVIFRDLIQTQLLGIRKNIHNKQKEPEGQIVKRFVAVVIWACLALLAASNFLWYFIPPEDFFVYLQNPLDNSIMYGFLIGITAFLVYDVVTLKENFCVYICPYARIQSALFDENTIQTIYDEKRGGKIYDEKGHKLGSKPPLATDDCTGCEACVRVCPTHIDIRKGMQLECINCLECADACTPVMEKLGKTSLITWTSYNAAEKGVKTQYFRFRTIAYMVALSIALIGLFAMGTQKEYMLLNINRTSQLYKMADDGKTVENVYTFLFQNTDSKDHLYYFDISNNDIKIEKPSEPFLLKAGEKVKKVVILVSVPKELKVEGEDLPITVKAFAVDAKETIIVERHTIFIYPKKSDVQP from the coding sequence ATGAATTGTAATAGCGATTGTTCGACACAACCAATCTATTATAGGATAAAACGTTATAGTGTTTTTGGCATCATTACACTGATTGCATTGATTTTGCCATTTATTACCGTAGAGGGAAAACACTTTTTTTTACTGAGCTTTGACAAAAAACAGTTAAATCTTTTTTTTACTGCTTTTGATATGCAAGAACTTTACTTAATGCCCTTTGTTATCATGCTCTTTTTCTTAGGCATCTTTTTTATCACTACACTTGGTGGTAGAGTTTGGTGTGGATGGTCATGTCCCCAAACTATTTTTAGGGTTATTTTTCGCGATCTTATTCAAACACAACTCCTAGGAATCCGAAAAAATATTCATAATAAACAAAAAGAGCCTGAGGGGCAAATAGTAAAACGCTTTGTAGCGGTAGTCATTTGGGCCTGTTTAGCACTGCTTGCAGCATCAAACTTCTTGTGGTATTTTATTCCACCAGAAGACTTTTTTGTTTACCTGCAAAACCCTCTTGATAATAGTATTATGTATGGCTTTTTGATAGGTATCACTGCTTTTCTAGTGTACGATGTTGTTACGCTTAAAGAAAATTTTTGTGTCTATATTTGCCCTTATGCACGTATTCAATCCGCACTCTTTGATGAAAACACCATTCAAACTATTTATGATGAAAAACGTGGTGGAAAGATTTACGATGAGAAAGGTCACAAACTCGGAAGTAAACCTCCTTTGGCAACCGATGACTGTACAGGGTGCGAAGCATGTGTTCGCGTCTGTCCAACGCATATTGATATTCGTAAAGGTATGCAATTAGAGTGTATCAACTGTTTAGAGTGTGCGGATGCGTGTACTCCAGTGATGGAAAAATTAGGTAAAACGTCTCTGATCACATGGACAAGCTATAATGCGGCAGAAAAAGGTGTGAAAACACAATATTTCCGCTTCAGAACCATTGCCTATATGGTGGCGCTAAGTATTGCGCTTATCGGGCTTTTTGCTATGGGAACTCAAAAAGAGTATATGCTCTTAAATATCAACCGTACCAGCCAACTTTACAAAATGGCAGACGATGGTAAAACTGTTGAAAATGTCTATACCTTCTTGTTTCAAAATACGGATTCAAAAGACCATCTTTACTATTTTGACATTTCCAATAATGATATAAAAATCGAGAAACCGAGCGAGCCTTTTTTACTCAAAGCGGGTGAAAAAGTCAAAAAAGTTGTGATTCTTGTTTCTGTTCCTAAAGAGCTTAAAGTCGAAGGTGAGGATCTTCCTATTACGGTGAAAGCCTTTGCTGTTGATGCAAAAGAGACCATCATTGTAGAACGACATACGATTTTCATCTATCCTAAAAAGAGTGATGTCCAACCTTAG